In Anseongella ginsenosidimutans, one genomic interval encodes:
- the glyA gene encoding serine hydroxymethyltransferase, producing MKRDTQVFKLIDEELKRQREGLELIASENFTSLQVMEAQGSCLTNKYAEGLPKRRYYAGCQVVDQTEQLAIDRARELFNAAWANVQPHSGAQANAAVMLGLLKPGDKILGFDLSHGGHLTHGSPVNFSGRLYQPVFYGVNKDTGLISYEQMEERALAEKPKLIICGASAYSRDWDYERIRSIADQVGALVMADIAHPAGLIARGLLNDPLPHCHVVTTTTHKTLRGPRGGMILVGEDFENTWGEKTPKGETKKISAILDGAVFPGTQGGPLEHVIAAKAVAFGEALSEDYFNYVLQVRKNAARMAAALNERGYDIISGGTDNHLMLIDLRNKGITGKAAEEALVAADITVNKNMVPFDERSPFVTSGMRVGTAAVTTRGMKEKDMDQIVELIDTVLQDPENGNTIEAVKKKVNAWMPEFPLYGE from the coding sequence ATGAAAAGAGATACACAAGTGTTTAAGCTCATTGATGAAGAGCTTAAACGGCAGCGTGAAGGCCTGGAGCTGATCGCTTCGGAAAATTTCACCAGCCTGCAGGTTATGGAGGCGCAAGGTTCCTGTCTTACCAATAAATATGCCGAAGGCTTGCCCAAACGGCGCTATTATGCCGGATGCCAGGTGGTGGATCAAACTGAGCAGCTGGCTATTGATCGTGCCAGGGAGCTTTTCAATGCTGCCTGGGCCAATGTTCAGCCGCATTCGGGCGCACAGGCAAATGCGGCTGTCATGCTGGGCCTGCTTAAGCCCGGCGATAAGATCCTTGGATTTGATCTCTCTCATGGCGGGCATCTCACTCATGGTTCTCCGGTAAACTTTTCGGGCCGTCTTTATCAGCCTGTGTTTTACGGAGTAAATAAAGACACAGGCCTGATCAGCTATGAGCAGATGGAAGAAAGAGCGCTGGCTGAAAAGCCGAAGCTTATTATCTGCGGCGCCTCTGCCTATTCCCGCGACTGGGATTACGAACGGATCCGTTCCATTGCCGACCAGGTAGGAGCGCTGGTAATGGCCGATATCGCGCACCCTGCCGGGCTTATCGCCAGGGGGCTGCTCAACGACCCGCTTCCTCATTGCCACGTGGTAACTACTACTACACATAAGACGTTAAGGGGCCCCAGAGGAGGAATGATCCTGGTTGGCGAGGACTTTGAAAATACCTGGGGCGAAAAAACGCCGAAAGGTGAAACAAAGAAAATAAGCGCTATCCTGGATGGCGCGGTATTTCCGGGAACACAGGGAGGGCCGCTGGAGCATGTGATTGCAGCCAAGGCGGTGGCCTTTGGAGAAGCTTTGAGCGAAGACTATTTCAACTACGTACTCCAGGTTAGGAAAAATGCCGCCCGTATGGCAGCTGCACTGAATGAGCGGGGATACGACATTATTTCCGGCGGAACCGATAACCATTTGATGCTGATCGATCTCCGGAATAAAGGTATTACAGGAAAAGCAGCTGAGGAAGCGCTGGTAGCTGCCGATATTACGGTGAATAAGAACATGGTGCCCTTTGACGAGCGCTCTCCTTTCGTGACTTCCGGGATGCGCGTAGGCACAGCAGCCGTTACCACCCGCGGAATGAAAGAAAAAGATATGGACCAGATCGTGGAACTGATCGATACTGTGCTGCAGGATCCGGAAAACGGAAATACCATTGAGGCGGTAAAGAAAAAGGTTAACGCCTGGATGCCGGAATTTCCCTTGTACGGGGAATAG
- a CDS encoding ComF family protein: protein MKNLKDYFSDFISLAFPDICQACGAGLYKQEHVLCTYCSQHLPYTNFHLDRENNTAKQFWGRVDINAAASFLYFKKGERVQHLLHQLKYRKQTEVGFYLGKRYGTMLKESSGFAEADIICPLPLHKASLKKRGYNQSEYFASGLGAAMQKEVDSTLLCRPEIAESQTKKSRFDRFLNVKKAFSVQDALRLAGRHVLLVDDVITTGATLAACASAILGVAGTRVSIATIACAP from the coding sequence ATGAAAAACCTGAAAGACTATTTTTCCGATTTTATTTCCCTGGCTTTCCCGGACATCTGCCAGGCCTGCGGCGCTGGGTTGTACAAGCAGGAACATGTCTTATGCACGTATTGCAGCCAGCATCTCCCATATACCAATTTCCACCTGGACCGGGAGAACAATACGGCAAAACAATTCTGGGGGCGGGTAGACATCAATGCAGCGGCTTCCTTCCTTTACTTTAAAAAAGGAGAGCGCGTACAGCACCTGCTTCACCAGCTCAAATACAGGAAGCAAACCGAAGTAGGCTTTTATCTTGGCAAACGCTATGGAACGATGCTGAAGGAATCGAGCGGATTTGCCGAAGCCGATATAATTTGTCCGCTTCCGCTGCACAAGGCAAGCCTGAAGAAGCGCGGATATAACCAAAGCGAGTATTTTGCCAGCGGGCTGGGAGCCGCCATGCAGAAAGAAGTAGACAGCACACTGCTGTGCAGGCCGGAAATAGCGGAAAGCCAGACCAAAAAATCACGGTTCGACCGTTTCCTTAACGTCAAAAAAGCCTTTAGCGTTCAGGATGCCCTGCGCCTGGCCGGCAGGCATGTATTACTGGTAGACGATGTGATCACCACCGGCGCCACGCTCGCGGCTTGTGCTTCAGCGATACTGGGAGTTGCCGGCACCCGGGTGAGCATTGCTACTATTGCCTGCGCTCCCTGA
- a CDS encoding zinc dependent phospholipase C family protein, with product MLQNEKHILAGRSLFLPASLLLLCLSGGFKWGFFAHKKINRTAVFTLPAEMLRFYKSNLDYLTEHAVSADKRRYIIEEEAARHYFDTEHYGEAFLKKKMPGWEEMEQKFPSGSFRENGILPWHILRMTARLTRAFRERDSVRILRYSADLGHYLADAHVPLHTTMNYNGQLTGQTGIHGFWESRIPELFSDNYDYFTGKAVYISDLPAKTWNIIRESYRAVDSVLAIEKTLSEKFPSDRKYTVYLKNNRPVKNYSRDYSAAYEEGLQGMIERRMIQAVLEVGSFWYTAWVNAGQPNLGRLEYRPLTVAEQSLLEKENRDQEGRQMLGRKE from the coding sequence ATGTTACAAAATGAAAAACACATCCTTGCCGGCAGAAGCCTCTTTTTACCGGCCTCGCTGCTGCTCCTATGTCTTTCAGGCGGCTTCAAATGGGGCTTCTTCGCCCACAAAAAAATCAACCGTACGGCAGTATTCACGCTGCCGGCCGAGATGCTGCGTTTTTACAAAAGCAACCTGGACTACCTTACCGAACATGCCGTCAGCGCCGACAAGCGCCGGTACATTATTGAAGAAGAAGCCGCCCGCCACTATTTCGATACCGAACACTATGGAGAAGCCTTCTTAAAGAAAAAAATGCCCGGCTGGGAAGAAATGGAGCAAAAGTTCCCTTCCGGCTCCTTCCGGGAAAACGGCATCCTCCCCTGGCATATTCTCCGGATGACGGCCCGCCTGACACGGGCTTTCCGGGAGCGGGATTCCGTCCGGATACTGCGTTACTCAGCCGACCTTGGCCACTACCTGGCCGACGCGCATGTTCCCCTGCACACAACCATGAACTATAACGGACAACTGACAGGCCAGACCGGGATCCACGGCTTCTGGGAAAGCCGCATTCCCGAATTATTTTCTGATAATTATGATTATTTCACCGGAAAAGCGGTATATATTTCCGATCTGCCCGCCAAAACCTGGAATATTATCCGGGAAAGCTACCGGGCCGTTGATTCGGTACTCGCCATTGAAAAAACGCTAAGCGAAAAATTTCCCTCCGACCGTAAATACACGGTGTATCTTAAAAATAACAGGCCGGTAAAAAATTACTCCCGGGATTATTCGGCAGCCTACGAGGAAGGCCTGCAGGGGATGATCGAAAGGAGAATGATACAAGCTGTCCTCGAAGTGGGGAGCTTCTGGTACACCGCCTGGGTGAATGCCGGCCAGCCCAACCTGGGGCGCCTGGAATACCGTCCCCTGACCGTCGCGGAACAAAGCCTGCTCGAAAAGGAAAACAGGGACCAGGAGGGGCGTCAAATGTTGGGCAGAAAAGAATAA
- the rpsT gene encoding 30S ribosomal protein S20: protein MANHKSALKRIRQSAARRLRNRYYAKTTRNAVRKLRGTTDKAAAAELYPLVSSMLDRLAKRNVIHKNNAANKKSKLARYVNTLQ from the coding sequence ATGGCAAACCATAAATCTGCATTAAAGAGGATCAGGCAAAGTGCCGCAAGAAGGCTTAGGAATCGTTATTATGCCAAAACTACGCGTAATGCCGTGAGGAAGCTGCGGGGAACAACTGACAAGGCAGCGGCTGCAGAGCTTTATCCCCTGGTGTCTTCCATGCTCGACAGGCTGGCAAAACGTAATGTTATTCACAAGAATAACGCGGCAAATAAGAAATCCAAGCTGGCGCGGTACGTGAACACGCTTCAATAG
- the radC gene encoding RadC family protein produces the protein MLTFEKRISIKAWAEEDRPREKLLQNGRHSLSEAELLAIILGSGNENESAVELSKRILQSCENKLDKLGKLSVTDLQHFHGIGPAKAVSIIAALELGRRRKETTSAADSRITASADVFKVMLPFMEDLMHEEFWMISLNRANRIISNKRISSGGLSGTVADPRIIYKSALEQLATSVIFSHNHPSGNTKPSKADIELTKKLVIAGDILEINVLDHVIVSDSGFFSFADEGMI, from the coding sequence ATGTTAACCTTTGAAAAACGGATCAGCATCAAGGCCTGGGCTGAGGAAGACCGTCCCAGGGAAAAATTACTTCAAAATGGCCGCCACAGCCTAAGTGAAGCCGAGTTACTGGCAATCATTCTCGGATCCGGGAATGAAAACGAAAGCGCGGTGGAACTTTCCAAACGCATTCTGCAGAGCTGCGAAAATAAGCTGGATAAGCTGGGCAAATTATCGGTTACCGACTTGCAGCATTTTCATGGGATCGGCCCGGCGAAAGCTGTGAGTATCATCGCAGCCCTGGAACTCGGAAGGCGAAGGAAGGAAACAACTTCCGCAGCTGACAGCCGGATCACAGCCAGCGCCGACGTATTTAAGGTCATGCTTCCCTTCATGGAAGATCTTATGCATGAAGAGTTCTGGATGATAAGCCTTAACCGGGCAAATCGCATTATTTCCAATAAGCGCATCAGCTCCGGCGGGCTTTCCGGAACGGTTGCCGATCCGCGGATCATTTATAAGTCCGCCCTGGAGCAACTCGCTACCTCAGTGATCTTTAGTCATAATCATCCTTCGGGAAACACCAAGCCCAGCAAAGCTGATATTGAACTGACCAAAAAGCTGGTGATTGCCGGAGATATACTGGAGATCAACGTACTTGATCATGTGATCGTTTCCGACAGCGGCTTTTTCAGTTTTGCCGACGAAGGCATGATCTAA